In Nitrospinota bacterium, one genomic interval encodes:
- a CDS encoding HEAT repeat domain-containing protein, with protein MEKSILKTDRYIEMLESREDLYRKEAAEKLGEIKDEKSIYYLIKALRDKNKGVQEAATESLIKIGGEITVYNILPLLRDNDLSVKNSAFEILEKVGSQGIELLLPLLKDRDDDIRCFVADILGSIDDKRVTENLIESLDDKNLNVRASAATSLGLLRNPSAVESLLEKLEDQNDWVKFSIIEALANFKDKKAVEPLIRLLKVHNNLVLYAVIEALGKIGDPRAISPLVQLLKSTKKSIRNVIVKTLIEISEKTPKELLRKIDTEKLTKYLYDALKDQDNSIQNYAIKGLGKIGDERSVRSLLTIAESLDSKEDRRTQLLIDALKEIGAIEPLIKALNTKKENVLYIVILV; from the coding sequence ATGGAGAAGTCTATCTTAAAAACAGATAGATATATTGAAATGCTGGAAAGCAGGGAAGATTTGTATCGAAAAGAAGCAGCAGAAAAGCTAGGTGAAATTAAGGATGAAAAATCAATCTATTATCTCATCAAAGCTTTGAGAGATAAGAATAAAGGGGTTCAAGAAGCCGCTACAGAATCTTTGATAAAGATAGGGGGAGAGATAACTGTTTATAACATTCTTCCATTATTAAGGGATAATGATCTTTCTGTAAAAAACAGCGCGTTTGAAATTTTAGAAAAAGTAGGAAGCCAAGGAATTGAACTACTCTTGCCCCTTTTAAAAGATAGAGATGATGACATCCGATGTTTTGTGGCAGATATCCTTGGAAGTATCGATGATAAGAGAGTAACAGAAAATTTAATTGAAAGTTTAGATGATAAAAACCTTAATGTTAGAGCTTCGGCTGCTACGAGTCTTGGTTTGTTAAGAAACCCTTCAGCTGTAGAGTCTCTCTTAGAGAAATTAGAGGATCAGAATGATTGGGTTAAGTTTTCCATTATTGAAGCTTTAGCAAATTTCAAGGACAAAAAGGCTGTAGAGCCACTTATTAGATTATTAAAAGTTCATAATAATTTGGTATTGTATGCTGTTATTGAAGCCCTTGGAAAAATAGGTGATCCACGAGCCATATCTCCTTTGGTCCAGCTACTCAAGAGTACTAAGAAGAGCATCCGTAATGTAATTGTAAAAACCCTTATCGAGATATCAGAAAAGACTCCAAAAGAGCTTTTAAGAAAGATCGATACGGAAAAGCTTACTAAATATTTATATGATGCTTTAAAAGATCAGGATAATAGTATTCAGAACTATGCAATAAAAGGATTGGGAAAGATAGGGGATGAAAGGTCTGTAAGATCTCTATTAACGATTGCTGAAAGTTTAGATTCTAAAGAAGATAGAAGAACACAACTTCTCATAGATGCTTTGAAAGAGATTGGAGCAATTGAGCCTTTAATTAAAGCCTTAAACACCAAGAAAGAAAACGTCCTTTATATCGTCATTTTGGTATT
- a CDS encoding FliA/WhiG family RNA polymerase sigma factor, with amino-acid sequence MAKILQKKLKEKYEYKEPSVKEQLILKYAPMIKYIAQRIAARLPSHVDINDLISSGVIGLIDALEKFNPERDIQFKTYAEFRIKGAILDDLRSLDWIPRSVRQKINRLEKVYSNLEQKLGRAATDEEVAKSLSIGLEDLHQILNKARGVSLISKESLGRNLSEDERVNLIESLSGSRKMDPSLLLKTKQIKEITAKAIDQLPEKERQVVSLYYYEELTMKEIGKVLDITESRVSQIHTRAMLRLRGKLKKTLEVEE; translated from the coding sequence GTGGCCAAGATATTACAGAAAAAATTAAAAGAAAAATATGAATATAAAGAACCGTCAGTTAAAGAACAGTTAATTCTAAAATATGCACCTATGATTAAATATATTGCTCAACGTATTGCTGCCAGATTACCTTCTCATGTAGATATAAATGATCTTATTAGTTCAGGAGTGATTGGATTGATTGACGCGTTAGAAAAATTTAATCCTGAAAGGGATATTCAGTTTAAAACATATGCCGAATTTAGGATAAAGGGAGCGATATTAGATGATTTAAGGTCTCTTGATTGGATCCCCAGATCCGTGCGACAAAAGATAAATAGGTTGGAAAAGGTTTATAGTAATTTGGAACAAAAACTAGGGAGAGCTGCAACGGATGAAGAGGTTGCAAAATCTTTGAGTATCGGATTAGAAGATTTACATCAAATTCTGAATAAAGCTCGTGGTGTTTCTTTGATAAGCAAAGAATCATTAGGAAGGAATCTTTCAGAAGATGAGAGGGTGAATCTGATCGAATCGCTATCTGGTAGCAGAAAAATGGATCCTTCCTTATTATTAAAGACTAAACAAATAAAAGAGATTACAGCAAAGGCAATCGATCAATTGCCTGAAAAAGAAAGACAAGTAGTATCTCTCTATTATTATGAAGAATTAACAATGAAAGAGATAGGAAAGGTGTTAGATATTACAGAGTCAAGGGTTTCTCAGATTCATACCAGGGCGATGTTGAGACTGAGAGGAAAGTTAAAAAAAACATTAGAAGTAGAAGAATAA